In Holophagales bacterium, one DNA window encodes the following:
- a CDS encoding TonB-dependent receptor has protein sequence MRSLAIVLAGWLGGSLSLAAQDPLPSSHPFEETVQVTASLAEEPVADVSAAVSVVSAEEAEARQATTVLELLATLPGLALTQSGSAGKTASLFSRGTGSNHTLVLWDGVRLNEPFLGGFDWAFAGPEGLERVESVRGPFSALYGSGAVGGVVQLVSSREPGLSGRLEGGSREYGRASLAAGGALGPLFASGHGSLRRGQGTVDNDFFDGEEAALRFDRDERRDAAGAPSPWRIGLAARWQHALLGLPFDYLGTPSPRQRQRSETRQLAVPFGWQGHRLALDGSVARVEQDLTVVDADNPFAASTSEASSDQARAVLRAPVGPRLSFVVGGDWERQRATSGSAFGAGLSGATQRADALFAQVSWRGERARWEAGVRRDDNDAFGGATSYRGGGTLRLAQDLLIRASYGEAFRAPSLADLYYPGFGNPDLAPERSRGAEVGLEATHGGWHVVLTAFETRLKDLVQYDFLLGRPFNTGRARTRGVEGEVRAQRERIWLRASATYLEANDSDTGARLFRRPRLTAALALGARAGACDLDGVVRFVGDRVDVGDVPLASYRVVDVGLTWRRAAIVRPYARVENLFASRYEEAAGFPAPGRTFVAGLTFTGGR, from the coding sequence ATGCGCAGTCTCGCGATCGTCCTGGCCGGGTGGCTCGGTGGGAGCCTCTCGCTCGCAGCCCAGGATCCACTCCCCTCCAGTCACCCGTTCGAAGAGACGGTGCAGGTGACCGCCTCGCTCGCCGAGGAGCCGGTCGCCGACGTCTCGGCGGCAGTCTCGGTGGTCTCTGCCGAGGAGGCCGAGGCTCGCCAGGCGACGACGGTGCTCGAGCTGCTGGCGACATTGCCGGGCCTGGCCCTCACCCAGAGCGGCTCGGCAGGCAAGACCGCGTCCCTCTTCTCGCGCGGCACGGGCTCCAACCACACCCTGGTCTTGTGGGACGGCGTGCGCCTCAACGAACCGTTCCTCGGCGGCTTCGACTGGGCGTTTGCCGGGCCGGAAGGGCTGGAGCGAGTCGAGAGCGTGCGGGGACCGTTCAGCGCGCTTTACGGCAGCGGAGCGGTCGGCGGCGTCGTGCAGCTCGTCTCGAGCCGGGAGCCGGGACTCAGCGGGCGGCTCGAGGGCGGCTCGCGCGAATACGGACGCGCCTCGCTGGCCGCTGGCGGCGCCTTGGGCCCCCTCTTCGCCTCGGGGCACGGGAGCCTGCGGCGCGGGCAGGGGACGGTCGACAACGACTTCTTCGACGGCGAAGAGGCCGCCCTCCGCTTCGACCGCGACGAGCGCAGGGACGCCGCCGGAGCGCCGTCGCCCTGGCGGATCGGCCTGGCCGCGCGCTGGCAGCACGCCCTGCTGGGGCTGCCCTTCGACTACCTCGGGACCCCGAGTCCGCGTCAGCGCCAGCGCAGCGAGACGCGACAGCTCGCCGTGCCGTTCGGCTGGCAGGGTCATCGGCTCGCCCTCGATGGCAGCGTGGCGCGCGTCGAGCAGGATCTCACCGTCGTCGACGCCGACAACCCCTTCGCCGCGAGCACCAGCGAAGCATCGAGCGACCAGGCGCGGGCCGTCTTGCGCGCGCCGGTCGGTCCACGCCTTTCGTTCGTCGTCGGCGGCGATTGGGAACGGCAGCGGGCGACGAGCGGCAGCGCCTTCGGCGCCGGGCTCTCCGGCGCGACCCAGCGAGCCGATGCGCTCTTCGCCCAGGTTTCCTGGCGCGGCGAGCGCGCCCGTTGGGAGGCTGGCGTGCGGCGCGACGACAACGACGCCTTCGGTGGCGCGACGAGCTACCGGGGTGGTGGCACCTTGCGCCTCGCCCAGGATCTGCTGATCCGCGCGAGCTACGGCGAGGCCTTTCGCGCGCCGTCGCTCGCCGACCTCTACTATCCGGGGTTCGGCAACCCGGATCTCGCCCCGGAGCGCAGTCGTGGCGCCGAGGTCGGCCTCGAAGCGACGCACGGTGGCTGGCACGTCGTGCTCACGGCGTTCGAAACTCGCCTGAAGGATCTCGTCCAGTACGACTTCCTTCTCGGTCGGCCGTTCAACACCGGCCGGGCGCGGACGCGCGGGGTGGAGGGCGAAGTGCGAGCGCAGCGCGAACGGATCTGGCTCCGCGCCAGCGCGACGTACCTCGAGGCGAACGACAGCGACACAGGGGCCCGTCTGTTCCGACGGCCACGGCTGACGGCGGCGCTCGCGCTCGGTGCACGGGCAGGTGCCTGCGATCTCGACGGAGTCGTGAGATTCGTCGGCGACCGGGTGGACGTGGGCGACGTCCCGCTGGCGTCCTACCGCGTGGTCGATGTCGGGCTCACCTGGCGACGCGCGGCGATCGTGAGGCCGTACGCCCGAGTGGAGAACCTCTTCGCGAGCCGCTACGAGGAGGCGGCTGGATTCCCCGCACCCGGGCGCACGTTCGTGGCCGGGCTGACCTTCACCGGAGGCCGATGA
- a CDS encoding DUF11 domain-containing protein, which yields MGTSSRRLSIVLLLAGLALAPLAAFATPPATFQILEVGPEGLTPSSADGTGKPITATGATLPHAVLGQSFGSEIEPNGTSATATAVAGASAVVLGTVYPAADVDFFSFTAAANDRVYAAVQTLFDASASGDSVLDLIATDGSTVLENDPNDGTFNGSSSSIAGTPIPAAGTYFLRVRHNLATGTIRPYQLQFRLQSGAPAAEVEPNNTTATATPLPASGWASGTVTAVSPGEADFFSLTLAAGDSVYLSLDMNPERDASVWNGRLGFGLFGNPPANQILVANDANAGATSTDPNSEALFLTVKDAGTYYIYVDSTVAAGLGASATYHLSVSVRPHVDATASCTTYTSTNVPQTIPTGPGSVSSTITVPGNLRIADLDVSINLNHTFMQDLDAHLVSPAGNDNGLFTDIGSATTGGTQTLMDLRFDDEAALPPAFALSAGMVLQPELAYRLAWFDGEDAGGTWTLTLRDDATGDGGTLNAWSLTICEPPPPPACAPGFTPTTVYSSDFETNDGGFTHSGAIDEWERGLPAFAPITSCASGSNCWKTDLDNTYNTGVAAGSPADLLSPAINLAGLSAPVTVRWSQRFQIESASFDRAFIDFQQVGGATPVRLWEWLDATMTSAVGNPTTTIQESSGWSAMSARADSLAGLNTELHFNLTADNTVQLAGLAIDDVTVTACRALSADLSITKTDGVTTAIPGTNVTYTITASNAGTDPVTGATVTDTFSAFHAGCTWTCAGAGGGTCTAAGSGNISDTVNLPVGGSVTYAATCGITYGATGSLVNTATVSSSVTDPNPANNSATDTDTLTPQADLTITKTDGVTTATPGGSVTYTIVATNAGPSNAVSSTVADTFPATLTCNWTCTGAGGTCTAAGSGNINDSVNLPAGASVTYTAACAISASATGSLSNTATVTSATPDPTPGNNSATDSDTLSPQADLSITKTDGLTNANLGQSSAYAIVVSNAGPSNAPGTLVSDTFPAGFASPTWTCVGAGGGTCTANGVGNINDTVNLPAGGSVTYTASGTIAGSPGTLSNTATVAAAGGVTDPTPGNNSATDTTTVAGGAAVTGTKSASGTFGQATTVTYTIVLTNAGAGSQNDNPGDELTDVLPATLTLVSASATSGTALANIGTNTVTWNGAIPAAGSVTITITATVNTGTLGQTISNQGTISYDSDGNGSNDASASTDDPAVAGGADPTVFVVGGSVLEIPTLSGLGLAALAFVLAALALVALRRRSA from the coding sequence ATGGGTACCTCGAGTCGTCGTCTATCGATCGTGTTGCTTCTGGCCGGTCTCGCGCTCGCGCCGCTCGCGGCCTTCGCCACACCGCCGGCGACCTTCCAAATCCTCGAGGTCGGCCCCGAGGGCCTGACGCCAAGCTCCGCGGACGGCACGGGCAAGCCCATCACCGCGACCGGTGCCACGCTCCCCCATGCCGTGCTTGGGCAGAGCTTCGGCTCCGAGATCGAGCCCAACGGGACGAGCGCCACGGCGACCGCGGTCGCCGGCGCGAGCGCGGTCGTTCTCGGCACTGTCTACCCAGCCGCCGATGTCGATTTCTTCTCGTTCACCGCAGCGGCCAATGACCGAGTCTACGCAGCAGTGCAGACCCTCTTCGATGCCTCGGCAAGCGGGGACAGCGTACTCGACCTAATCGCCACCGACGGCTCGACCGTGCTCGAGAATGACCCCAACGACGGCACCTTCAACGGCAGCTCGTCGTCGATCGCCGGCACCCCGATCCCTGCCGCGGGCACATACTTCTTGCGGGTAAGACACAACCTCGCGACCGGCACGATCCGTCCCTATCAACTTCAGTTCCGTTTGCAGAGCGGCGCCCCCGCCGCCGAGGTCGAGCCGAACAACACGACAGCGACGGCAACCCCGCTGCCTGCGTCCGGCTGGGCAAGCGGAACGGTTACCGCCGTGTCCCCCGGCGAGGCCGACTTCTTCAGCCTGACCCTGGCCGCCGGCGACAGCGTGTACCTGAGCCTCGACATGAACCCCGAGCGGGACGCGTCCGTTTGGAACGGCCGCCTCGGATTCGGGCTGTTCGGCAACCCTCCCGCCAACCAGATCCTGGTGGCCAACGACGCCAACGCCGGAGCAACGAGCACCGACCCGAACTCGGAAGCTCTCTTCCTTACCGTCAAGGATGCCGGCACCTACTACATCTACGTCGACTCGACCGTTGCGGCAGGACTCGGCGCCAGCGCCACGTACCACCTGAGCGTGTCGGTGCGGCCTCACGTCGACGCCACCGCGAGCTGCACGACCTACACCTCGACGAACGTGCCGCAGACCATCCCGACCGGACCCGGAAGCGTCAGCTCGACGATCACCGTGCCGGGCAATCTACGGATTGCCGACCTCGACGTCTCCATCAACTTGAACCACACCTTCATGCAGGACCTCGACGCTCACCTCGTGTCGCCGGCCGGCAACGACAACGGCCTCTTCACCGACATCGGCAGCGCGACGACCGGCGGCACACAGACGCTCATGGACCTGCGTTTCGACGACGAAGCGGCTCTCCCTCCGGCCTTCGCACTCTCGGCGGGCATGGTGCTCCAACCCGAGCTCGCCTACCGACTGGCCTGGTTCGATGGCGAGGATGCCGGCGGGACCTGGACGTTGACGCTCCGCGACGACGCGACGGGCGATGGCGGCACTCTCAATGCCTGGAGCCTGACGATCTGCGAGCCGCCACCCCCACCTGCCTGCGCGCCGGGCTTTACGCCGACGACGGTCTACAGCTCCGACTTCGAGACCAACGACGGCGGCTTCACCCACTCGGGCGCGATCGACGAGTGGGAGCGCGGGCTTCCGGCCTTTGCGCCGATCACCAGCTGTGCAAGCGGCAGCAACTGCTGGAAGACTGACCTCGACAACACCTACAACACGGGAGTCGCCGCCGGCTCCCCGGCGGATCTGCTTTCGCCCGCCATCAACCTCGCCGGCCTCTCGGCGCCAGTGACCGTCCGTTGGTCTCAACGTTTCCAGATCGAGAGCGCCAGCTTCGATCGCGCGTTCATCGACTTTCAGCAGGTCGGCGGTGCGACCCCGGTCCGCCTGTGGGAATGGCTCGACGCCACGATGACCAGTGCGGTGGGCAACCCAACGACGACCATCCAGGAATCCTCCGGCTGGAGCGCGATGAGCGCCCGCGCTGACTCGCTGGCCGGCCTCAACACCGAGCTGCACTTCAACCTGACCGCCGACAACACCGTGCAGCTTGCCGGCCTGGCGATCGACGACGTGACCGTCACCGCCTGCCGCGCGCTTTCGGCGGACCTCTCGATCACCAAGACGGACGGCGTCACGACCGCGATACCCGGCACCAACGTGACCTACACGATCACCGCCTCGAACGCGGGCACCGACCCGGTCACCGGCGCCACGGTCACCGACACCTTCTCGGCCTTCCACGCCGGTTGCACCTGGACCTGCGCCGGCGCCGGGGGCGGCACCTGCACCGCGGCGGGCTCGGGCAACATCAGCGACACGGTCAACCTCCCCGTCGGGGGCTCGGTGACTTACGCGGCGACCTGTGGCATCACCTACGGCGCCACCGGCTCCCTGGTCAACACCGCGACGGTCTCCAGCTCGGTCACCGATCCGAACCCGGCCAACAACTCGGCGACCGACACCGACACCCTCACGCCGCAGGCCGACCTCACGATCACGAAGACCGACGGCGTGACGACCGCCACACCGGGCGGCTCGGTGACCTACACCATCGTCGCGACGAACGCCGGTCCCTCGAACGCCGTCAGCTCGACGGTGGCCGACACCTTCCCGGCGACCCTCACCTGCAACTGGACCTGCACGGGTGCTGGCGGCACCTGCACCGCGGCGGGCTCCGGCAACATCAACGATTCGGTCAACCTCCCTGCGGGCGCCTCGGTGACGTACACGGCGGCCTGCGCGATCAGCGCATCGGCGACGGGTTCGTTGTCCAACACCGCCACGGTGACGAGCGCCACCCCGGACCCCACCCCGGGCAACAACTCGGCGACCGACAGCGACACCCTCTCGCCGCAGGCCGATCTCTCGATCACCAAGACGGACGGGCTGACCAACGCCAACCTCGGTCAAAGCTCGGCCTATGCGATCGTCGTCAGCAACGCCGGCCCGAGCAACGCTCCGGGCACGCTGGTCAGCGACACCTTCCCGGCAGGATTCGCCTCGCCGACCTGGACCTGTGTCGGTGCCGGCGGCGGCACCTGCACCGCCAACGGCGTCGGCAACATCAACGACACCGTCAATCTCCCGGCCGGCGGCTCGGTGACCTACACCGCGAGCGGCACCATCGCCGGATCGCCGGGCACCCTGAGCAACACGGCGACGGTCGCCGCCGCCGGTGGGGTCACCGATCCGACGCCCGGCAACAACTCGGCGACGGACACCACGACCGTCGCCGGCGGCGCCGCAGTGACCGGGACCAAGTCGGCCTCGGGCACCTTCGGCCAGGCCACGACGGTCACCTACACGATCGTCCTCACCAATGCCGGCGCCGGATCGCAGAACGACAACCCCGGCGACGAGCTCACCGACGTCCTTCCGGCGACGCTCACGCTCGTCTCCGCCAGCGCCACGAGCGGCACCGCCCTCGCCAACATCGGCACCAACACCGTCACCTGGAACGGTGCGATTCCGGCCGCGGGCAGCGTGACGATCACCATCACCGCCACCGTCAACACCGGCACGCTCGGGCAGACGATCAGCAACCAGGGGACGATCAGCTACGACAGCGACGGCAACGGTAGCAACGATGCCAGCGCCTCGACCGACGACCCGGCCGTCGCCGGCGGCGCCGACCCGACGGTCTTCGTCGTCGGCGGCAGCGTGCTCGAGATTCCGACGCTCTCCGGCCTCGGCCTCGCGGCGCTCGCCTTCGTGCTCGCCGCCCTCGCCCTCGTCGCCCTGCGCCGGCGCTCGGCGTAG
- a CDS encoding carboxypeptidase regulatory-like domain-containing protein yields MATQRRVAPSETQWIAVLFLAGALLLGAVAARGEPIALHGVAKAGERPLVGGTVELLPLLGEQAAAELWLSGKTSPEALARTASDARGAFVVPVREAGNYRIRLTAPGRVPLQIELSGVVESFDLPAAAPALEQMLTVAVRDEAGRPVRDAWVRLVEDRPWLVPWAEIPWTSAERRGMTGADGTVRLPRAAGESTMVAVFKAGYLPVEREVSASGRLEMMLESAPQVPTVVVGPDRTPRSGALALVGKAKWPLGPADDAGRLSLPAAGKRSVPLIVRTPGGERRETVLPAAAAPDGAAQRLVLAARRSLTGQVLSGKERAPLAGALVWGFDPGSFVRSDGAGVYRLTELAQDFLLVSAAAAGHRPERALASQLLNDAEVGPTLRLQPAVALVGRVIDGSGSPLADVDLVASPVPLRQGGGTTVSLVVRGRTSPDGGFRLPGVAGEAGIELRAIHRAFVPWREDLPPMPAGPTSLKTIVLDTGRVVWGRVQDVEKRPVAGATVRLFDVAEVRSKLPWDREEPLATGTSDGDGRFTLSHVAAGRYDLGLTARGFAPLRVPGLTIDAADPNRELGTVTLAPGALLEGRVVDASGKAIDGAELYFEPADSSRAFGRSFGDTDEPPTTTSAADGWFRLDDLEPGRPMTITVEHEGFGTTILNRVAVPRAEPLVVVLSASGGIAGRVATAEGKPIAGAMVALSVRRTIGEGEARSTVGKPFEPIRTGEDGRFRAEGVEAGDVSIWAGAGGYANALTRLELAPGQVIEDFEIVLLPGARLSGRVLGPDGEPREGVQVVVRQGRGVNAGARSDGGGGFTMDGVPLGRCRVSALDRELGQVASEVEIVAGENRAELRFAARGEVSGRVLSLAGAPLAGASVELRRVGGVSLGYQRQATGPDGDFRFTALSGGLYELSASADGYAAAGLPEPLRVADAPVSGIDLRLGDGGAVRGRVVGLELSEMTTVRVQARLGDAGISRSTTLDFAGQFRFDHLAVGEWIVAARHDEDGRIAQRTVSVAGDGSEAEVELELPKGIRLSGRVERDGAPVREATILLAARERQRFLSTSTDLDGRFAFAGLVRGTYDLVVRGRSARLHDEELALEADREVAIDLTASVTLRGQLVDANDQRPVADATLLLAPAGESPSRRELRQSYAQSDSGGSFRFDGVSPGSYRIRVERDGYETAERPVEVGEGEGEALRFELTSTEGLTLELRSATGAVPSAVRVALRGADGRLLSADLVNPDERGRVRMGTAPRGSWELLAQSDDSALARVPVVAPGGPFLVLLATGAALDVVVPALAGDDTWVPLRVVDAEGRPFEALSGTQLRGEWRLSRGRARLVGLSPGQWKVSATLPTGGELTASVNAVAGALTTVTLE; encoded by the coding sequence ATGGCGACGCAACGTCGAGTTGCTCCGAGCGAGACGCAGTGGATCGCGGTTCTGTTCCTCGCCGGCGCCCTGCTCCTCGGGGCGGTCGCGGCGCGAGGAGAGCCGATCGCGTTGCACGGGGTCGCCAAGGCCGGGGAGCGACCGCTCGTCGGTGGGACGGTCGAGCTGCTGCCGCTGCTCGGTGAGCAGGCGGCAGCGGAGCTGTGGCTCTCCGGGAAGACGTCTCCGGAGGCGCTGGCGCGGACGGCGAGCGATGCCCGCGGCGCGTTCGTCGTCCCGGTCCGGGAGGCGGGCAACTACCGGATTCGCCTGACGGCGCCCGGACGCGTGCCGCTGCAGATCGAGCTCTCCGGAGTCGTCGAGAGCTTCGATCTGCCGGCCGCCGCGCCGGCTCTGGAGCAGATGCTGACCGTGGCGGTGCGCGACGAGGCGGGCCGGCCGGTCCGCGATGCCTGGGTCCGTCTGGTCGAAGATCGGCCGTGGCTGGTTCCCTGGGCCGAAATCCCCTGGACGTCGGCCGAACGGCGCGGGATGACGGGAGCGGACGGGACGGTGCGGTTGCCGAGAGCCGCGGGCGAGTCGACCATGGTCGCCGTCTTCAAGGCGGGGTACCTTCCGGTCGAGCGCGAGGTGAGCGCTTCGGGGCGGCTCGAGATGATGCTCGAATCGGCACCCCAGGTACCGACGGTGGTCGTCGGACCCGACCGAACCCCGCGCTCCGGAGCGCTGGCGCTCGTCGGGAAGGCCAAGTGGCCCCTCGGTCCGGCCGACGATGCGGGCCGGTTGTCGTTGCCCGCGGCCGGGAAGCGATCGGTGCCGCTCATCGTGCGGACGCCGGGAGGAGAGCGACGAGAGACGGTTCTCCCCGCGGCGGCCGCGCCCGACGGCGCGGCGCAGCGCCTGGTGCTCGCGGCGCGGCGCTCGCTCACCGGGCAAGTGTTGAGCGGCAAGGAGCGCGCGCCGCTCGCCGGCGCGCTCGTCTGGGGCTTCGATCCGGGGAGCTTCGTGCGCTCCGATGGCGCCGGGGTCTATCGCCTGACCGAGCTGGCTCAGGACTTCCTCCTGGTGAGCGCTGCGGCGGCCGGGCACCGTCCGGAGCGAGCTCTGGCGAGCCAACTGCTGAACGATGCCGAGGTCGGTCCGACCCTGAGGCTCCAGCCCGCGGTGGCGCTCGTCGGCCGGGTGATCGATGGCTCAGGGAGCCCGCTGGCCGACGTCGATCTCGTCGCTTCGCCGGTGCCGCTTCGCCAGGGCGGCGGCACCACCGTCAGTCTGGTGGTGCGCGGGCGAACCTCCCCCGACGGGGGCTTCCGGCTGCCCGGCGTGGCGGGGGAGGCGGGGATCGAGCTCCGCGCGATCCACCGTGCTTTTGTCCCCTGGCGTGAAGACCTCCCTCCGATGCCGGCCGGTCCGACGTCGCTGAAGACGATCGTGCTCGACACCGGACGCGTCGTCTGGGGTCGCGTGCAGGACGTCGAAAAGCGGCCGGTCGCGGGAGCGACGGTGCGCCTCTTCGACGTGGCGGAGGTCCGTAGCAAGCTGCCGTGGGACCGAGAGGAGCCGTTGGCGACTGGCACGAGCGACGGCGACGGGAGGTTCACGCTGTCTCATGTCGCCGCGGGTCGCTACGACCTGGGGCTGACGGCTCGCGGCTTCGCGCCGCTGCGCGTCCCCGGCCTGACGATCGACGCCGCGGATCCGAACCGAGAGCTCGGGACCGTCACGCTCGCTCCCGGAGCCCTCCTCGAGGGTCGTGTGGTCGACGCGAGCGGCAAGGCGATCGACGGGGCGGAGCTCTACTTCGAGCCGGCCGACTCGTCGCGCGCCTTCGGGCGTTCGTTCGGCGATACGGACGAGCCGCCGACGACGACCTCGGCGGCGGATGGCTGGTTCCGCCTCGACGACCTCGAGCCGGGCCGGCCGATGACGATCACCGTCGAGCACGAGGGCTTCGGAACGACCATCCTCAATCGGGTCGCCGTGCCACGCGCCGAGCCGCTGGTGGTCGTGCTCTCGGCCTCGGGGGGGATCGCCGGTCGTGTCGCGACGGCGGAGGGCAAGCCGATCGCTGGTGCGATGGTGGCACTCTCGGTGCGCCGAACGATCGGCGAAGGGGAGGCAAGGTCCACCGTCGGCAAACCGTTCGAACCGATCCGGACCGGCGAGGACGGTCGGTTTCGCGCCGAGGGAGTCGAAGCGGGAGATGTCTCGATCTGGGCAGGAGCGGGAGGCTACGCGAACGCTCTGACCCGCCTCGAGCTCGCTCCGGGGCAGGTGATCGAAGACTTCGAGATCGTCCTCCTGCCGGGGGCCCGACTGTCCGGCCGAGTGCTCGGTCCGGACGGCGAGCCGCGCGAGGGGGTTCAGGTGGTGGTTCGCCAGGGCCGCGGCGTGAACGCTGGGGCGAGATCGGATGGCGGAGGGGGCTTCACGATGGATGGTGTCCCCCTCGGCCGGTGTCGCGTCTCCGCGCTGGATCGAGAGCTCGGGCAGGTCGCCTCCGAGGTCGAGATCGTGGCTGGAGAAAACCGGGCGGAGCTGCGCTTCGCGGCCCGTGGCGAGGTGAGCGGGCGAGTGCTGTCGCTCGCGGGAGCGCCGCTTGCCGGCGCGTCGGTCGAGCTGCGTCGGGTCGGTGGGGTGTCTCTGGGGTACCAGCGGCAGGCCACCGGGCCGGACGGCGACTTCCGCTTCACCGCGCTCAGCGGGGGTCTCTACGAGCTTTCGGCGAGTGCCGACGGGTACGCCGCTGCGGGCCTGCCGGAGCCCCTGCGAGTCGCCGACGCCCCGGTTTCGGGGATCGACCTTCGCCTGGGCGACGGCGGAGCGGTTCGGGGGCGGGTGGTCGGCCTCGAGCTCTCGGAGATGACCACGGTCCGCGTGCAGGCTCGTCTGGGTGACGCGGGGATCTCCCGCTCCACGACGCTCGACTTCGCCGGGCAGTTCCGCTTCGACCACCTTGCCGTCGGCGAGTGGATCGTCGCGGCTCGCCACGACGAGGACGGACGGATCGCGCAACGTACCGTGTCGGTCGCGGGAGACGGATCCGAGGCCGAGGTCGAGCTCGAGCTCCCGAAAGGGATCCGGCTCTCGGGGCGGGTCGAACGGGATGGCGCGCCGGTCCGCGAGGCGACGATCCTCCTCGCAGCCCGTGAGCGGCAGCGTTTCCTCTCGACCTCGACCGACCTCGACGGTCGCTTTGCCTTCGCGGGTCTGGTCCGTGGGACCTACGACCTCGTCGTGCGCGGGAGGAGCGCGCGCCTTCACGACGAAGAGCTCGCCCTGGAGGCCGACCGGGAGGTGGCGATCGATCTCACGGCGTCGGTGACGCTGCGGGGACAGCTCGTCGACGCGAACGACCAGCGGCCGGTAGCCGACGCGACGCTCCTTCTCGCCCCCGCGGGCGAGAGCCCGTCGCGACGGGAGCTCCGCCAGTCCTACGCGCAGTCCGACAGCGGCGGCAGCTTCCGTTTCGATGGCGTCTCACCCGGCAGCTACCGCATCCGCGTCGAACGCGATGGGTACGAGACGGCCGAGCGACCCGTGGAGGTCGGCGAAGGTGAGGGCGAGGCGCTTCGCTTCGAGCTCACGTCGACCGAGGGGTTGACACTCGAGCTGCGCTCGGCCACCGGCGCGGTGCCAAGCGCCGTCCGCGTCGCGCTGCGCGGAGCCGACGGCCGCCTGCTCTCCGCCGATCTGGTGAACCCGGACGAGCGCGGGCGGGTGCGCATGGGGACGGCCCCACGCGGGAGCTGGGAGCTTCTCGCGCAGTCGGACGACAGCGCGCTCGCCCGCGTTCCGGTCGTCGCCCCCGGCGGCCCCTTCCTCGTGCTGCTGGCAACGGGCGCCGCCCTCGATGTCGTGGTCCCGGCCCTGGCGGGGGACGACACCTGGGTGCCGCTTCGTGTCGTCGACGCCGAGGGTCGTCCGTTCGAGGCGCTGTCGGGGACCCAACTGCGCGGGGAGTGGCGGCTCTCGCGCGGCCGCGCGCGCCTGGTCGGTCTTTCGCCCGGCCAGTGGAAGGTCTCGGCGACGCTCCCGACCGGGGGTGAGCTGACGGCGAGCGTGAACGCCGTCGCGGGCGCGCTCACCACGGTGACCCTCGAGTAG
- a CDS encoding 3,4-dehydroadipyl-CoA semialdehyde dehydrogenase, producing MQTLRSYLDGHWHEADGEFQTLVNPSTEEPLARASSRGADFGAAYRFALERGGPALRELTFAARGELLKAMSRTLREHRDELLTLSRDNNGTTAMDGSFDIDGGGGTLAFYAALGRSLGERHTLGEDTGLQLGKSESFWGRHLLVPRRGVAVAINAFNFPLWGFAEKAAQALLAGMPMIVKPATATALVTARAVEILVAAKLLPEGALQLVVGGTGDLLDQLGGQDVLAFTGSADTALALRRRERLLAAGTRVNVEADSLNAAVLGPDAVAGTPAFDKLVRDVAQEITQKAGQKCTAIRRVLAPREHLAALRDALAARLARTVVGNPVDESVRMGPLATAGQLAAAIDGIATLRAGGARLVLGSAERIDGVGSPAGRGYFLAPTLLEVADPTSAGAVHSLEVFAPVSTLLPYTGGAEEAAGIVALGEGTLVTSLYSDDDAWVASYLAAGGAVTGRIYWGSSDAEGLGSGAALPGSQHGGPGRAGGGEELGGLVGLRLYLQRVAVQGTKRRLDALG from the coding sequence ATGCAGACCCTGCGCAGCTATCTCGACGGCCACTGGCACGAGGCCGATGGCGAGTTCCAGACCCTGGTCAACCCGTCGACCGAAGAGCCGCTCGCGCGCGCGTCGTCGCGGGGCGCCGACTTCGGTGCGGCCTACCGCTTCGCGCTCGAGCGCGGCGGCCCGGCGTTGCGCGAGCTCACCTTCGCCGCGCGTGGCGAGCTGCTCAAGGCGATGTCGCGGACCCTGCGCGAGCACCGCGACGAGCTCCTCACCCTCTCGCGCGACAACAACGGCACCACGGCGATGGACGGGTCGTTCGACATCGACGGCGGCGGCGGCACGCTCGCCTTCTACGCCGCGCTCGGCCGCTCGCTCGGCGAGCGCCACACGCTCGGCGAGGACACCGGGCTCCAGCTCGGCAAGAGCGAGAGCTTCTGGGGCCGGCATCTGCTCGTTCCGCGCCGCGGGGTCGCGGTGGCGATCAACGCCTTCAACTTCCCGCTCTGGGGCTTCGCCGAGAAGGCGGCGCAGGCGCTTCTCGCCGGCATGCCGATGATCGTCAAGCCGGCCACCGCGACGGCGCTCGTCACCGCGCGTGCGGTGGAGATCCTCGTCGCAGCGAAGCTGCTCCCCGAAGGCGCGCTGCAACTCGTCGTCGGCGGCACCGGCGACCTGCTCGATCAACTCGGCGGCCAGGATGTGCTGGCCTTCACCGGCTCCGCCGACACGGCGCTCGCGCTGCGTCGCCGCGAACGGCTGCTCGCCGCCGGCACGCGGGTCAACGTCGAAGCCGACTCGCTCAACGCCGCCGTGCTCGGGCCCGACGCCGTTGCCGGCACGCCGGCCTTCGACAAGCTGGTGCGCGACGTGGCGCAGGAGATCACGCAGAAGGCCGGGCAGAAGTGCACGGCGATCCGTCGCGTCCTCGCGCCGCGCGAGCACCTCGCGGCACTGCGCGACGCGCTCGCCGCGCGGCTCGCTCGCACCGTCGTCGGCAACCCCGTCGACGAGAGCGTGCGCATGGGTCCGCTCGCCACGGCGGGTCAACTCGCCGCGGCGATCGACGGCATCGCAACGCTCCGCGCCGGCGGCGCGCGACTCGTCCTCGGCTCGGCAGAGCGCATCGACGGCGTCGGCTCACCGGCAGGCCGAGGCTACTTCCTCGCGCCGACGCTGCTCGAGGTCGCGGACCCCACGTCCGCCGGTGCCGTGCATTCGCTCGAGGTCTTCGCCCCGGTCTCGACGCTCTTGCCGTACACGGGTGGTGCCGAGGAGGCCGCAGGGATCGTCGCGCTCGGTGAGGGCACGCTCGTCACCTCGCTCTACTCCGACGACGACGCCTGGGTGGCGAGCTACCTCGCCGCGGGCGGCGCGGTGACCGGGCGAATCTACTGGGGCTCCTCCGACGCCGAGGGCCTCGGCTCCGGAGCGGCCCTCCCCGGCTCACAGCACGGCGGCCCCGGACGCGCCGGCGGCGGCGAAGAGCTCGGCGGTCTCGTCGGACTCCGGCTCTACCTGCAGCGCGTCGCCGTCCAGGGCACCAAGCGTCGCCTCGACGCTCTCGGCTGA